Proteins encoded together in one Rhizobium sp. 11515TR window:
- a CDS encoding AraC-like ligand-binding domain-containing protein — translation MMVAALHRHVDSASGRAFARLARDLFGNVRLDFGIADEEKSRMTSAMLGTCRLTRLEADQHVVFREHVAAAPEDPDAIKLIVQTEGSASLTQGGLHVSLSRDAVVVYDPSRPYMLTNSTEVRQLLLQLPRHALPATAVERLVQPFTAHAERDGMCRILLSLMDSTIHEIDHLDEARRSSVGQTMIELVRTMIGADLSQAKPVANPLDVLLRRIKDFIEINLERPDLSVTLIARRMGCSVRYVYRAFEVERLTPSDYIWDLRVQKAAAKLREAGGHAGEIAAIAFALGFSSSAHFSRAFRHRYGVSPSQWRKAGDS, via the coding sequence ATGATGGTTGCAGCGCTTCACCGACATGTCGATAGCGCCAGCGGACGGGCGTTCGCGAGACTAGCGCGCGATCTCTTCGGCAATGTCCGGCTAGATTTCGGTATCGCAGATGAAGAAAAGAGCCGGATGACCTCCGCCATGCTGGGCACCTGCCGGCTGACGCGACTGGAGGCGGATCAGCATGTCGTTTTCCGCGAGCATGTGGCGGCAGCGCCGGAAGATCCCGACGCGATCAAGCTGATCGTGCAGACGGAGGGTAGCGCGTCACTAACGCAGGGCGGATTACATGTATCCCTCTCGCGGGATGCAGTCGTCGTCTACGATCCAAGCCGCCCCTATATGCTGACGAACAGCACAGAAGTCCGCCAACTGTTGCTGCAATTGCCGCGTCATGCGCTGCCCGCCACCGCCGTGGAACGGTTGGTTCAGCCCTTCACGGCGCATGCCGAGCGAGACGGAATGTGCCGGATACTCCTGTCTCTAATGGATTCGACCATCCATGAGATCGACCATCTTGACGAGGCGCGGCGCTCAAGCGTCGGCCAGACCATGATCGAGCTTGTGCGCACAATGATCGGCGCCGATCTGTCGCAAGCAAAGCCTGTTGCTAATCCGCTTGATGTGTTGCTGCGGCGGATCAAGGACTTCATCGAGATCAATCTCGAACGGCCGGACCTGTCCGTCACCTTGATCGCGCGCCGTATGGGCTGCTCGGTGCGTTACGTCTACCGTGCATTTGAGGTCGAGCGCCTGACGCCCTCGGATTACATATGGGATCTGCGTGTGCAGAAAGCCGCGGCAAAGCTGCGGGAAGCCGGCGGTCATGCCGGAGAAATAGCCGCGATCGCCTTTGCGCTCGGCTTTTCTTCTAGCGCGCATTTTTCGCGCGCCTTCCGCCATCGATATGGCGTTTCGCCGTCGCAATGGCGCAAGGCCGGGGACTCTTAG
- a CDS encoding ABC transporter ATP-binding protein yields the protein MIKIDNLIVQFGGIRPINELTAKLTAPVAGLIGPNGAGKTTLLNVLSGFVKPVQGSVSLGEQALLPMSPLQRVRAGLRRSFQTEQVVEDLTVAGNVAAIADHVVGAGHRSHTVDQALAFVGLTDVADRLGQSLNLFQRRLVELAKCVVGEPKLILLDEPAAGLTEEEGKAFRELVLRIPVEFRAQVLIIDHDVDLIRSMCSETMVLDYGKLLALGPTQSVLANPNVRRAYLGEF from the coding sequence ATGATCAAGATCGACAACCTCATCGTTCAGTTCGGTGGTATCAGGCCGATCAATGAGCTCACCGCCAAGCTGACTGCGCCGGTTGCCGGTCTCATCGGCCCGAACGGAGCCGGCAAGACCACTTTGCTCAACGTACTTTCCGGTTTCGTGAAACCGGTCCAGGGCTCGGTCTCGCTCGGTGAGCAGGCGCTGCTGCCGATGTCGCCCCTGCAGCGGGTGCGTGCCGGCTTGCGCCGCTCGTTCCAGACCGAGCAGGTGGTGGAGGATTTGACGGTTGCCGGCAATGTCGCGGCGATCGCCGATCATGTCGTTGGCGCGGGACACCGGTCCCATACCGTCGATCAGGCCCTCGCCTTCGTCGGCCTCACCGATGTTGCCGATCGGCTCGGTCAATCCCTCAATCTCTTCCAGCGCCGCCTTGTCGAGCTGGCGAAATGCGTCGTCGGCGAACCGAAGCTCATTCTGCTCGACGAACCGGCTGCGGGCCTGACCGAGGAGGAGGGGAAGGCCTTTCGCGAGCTGGTGCTGCGCATTCCGGTGGAATTCCGGGCGCAGGTGCTGATCATCGACCACGATGTGGACCTCATCCGTTCGATGTGCAGCGAAACCATGGTGCTCGACTACGGCAAGCTTCTGGCGCTCGGCCCGACGCAGTCGGTTCTGGCCAATCCCAATGTGCGGCGCGCCTATCTGGGGGAGTTTTGA
- a CDS encoding SDR family NAD(P)-dependent oxidoreductase, which produces MTFSADLFAERTVIVAGGTSGIGAATAQRFVDLGARVVSFGLGAAMAPPSRRIENRELDVLNPGAMEAFFSSVEAIDILVNCTGVSRDRGEWEKTAFDEVMAINLTSVMDCCRLARPRMRAGSAMVNIASMYSTFGAADRPAYAASKGAIVQLTKSLAQEYAQADIRVNAVAPGWIVTPLSRGLFADEQASTPIFRRIPAGRWGASEDVADAIVFLSSDAARYITGACLPVDGGYLTS; this is translated from the coding sequence ATGACATTTTCTGCCGATCTTTTTGCCGAACGAACCGTCATCGTTGCCGGCGGTACATCAGGCATAGGGGCCGCAACCGCGCAACGTTTCGTCGATCTCGGCGCCCGCGTCGTAAGTTTTGGGCTTGGTGCCGCAATGGCGCCGCCGAGCCGCCGGATCGAAAATCGCGAGCTTGACGTACTGAATCCCGGTGCGATGGAAGCTTTCTTCTCCTCGGTCGAGGCGATCGATATCCTCGTGAATTGCACTGGTGTCAGTCGCGATAGAGGCGAATGGGAGAAGACTGCATTCGATGAGGTGATGGCAATCAATCTCACATCGGTCATGGATTGTTGTCGCCTGGCGCGTCCACGCATGCGGGCGGGGTCGGCGATGGTCAACATCGCCTCGATGTATTCGACGTTCGGCGCTGCCGATCGGCCGGCCTATGCGGCGAGCAAAGGCGCGATCGTCCAATTGACAAAGTCTCTGGCCCAGGAATATGCGCAGGCCGACATCCGCGTGAACGCTGTTGCGCCCGGCTGGATCGTCACGCCCTTGAGTCGCGGGCTGTTTGCCGACGAACAGGCATCAACGCCGATTTTCAGGCGAATTCCGGCCGGGCGATGGGGGGCTTCCGAAGACGTCGCCGATGCAATTGTCTTTCTGTCATCCGATGCCGCGCGCTATATCACTGGCGCCTGCCTGCCGGTCGATGGCGGCTATCTCACCTCCTGA
- a CDS encoding ABC transporter substrate-binding protein encodes MPINLRGLAIGLLLTLASAFSAHAAASCGDNSGKPATGEPIIIGAITGKTGPDDFSNSTKAAKAYFDCLNANGGIKGRPVKYLVEDDQWNPEIAAQLAAKLVNDEKAVLMVGNSSYVECGANADFYKKSGILVIAGVGVPRECYFAENYAPANAGPRVSMLGAMGYALDKLNAKSVVCIGPNIPNVGTWSCDGVMLLAKEKGFAAQTILMDPGSADATSIILQAASSKPDVIVLGLSKGVTVPLLTAAEEQGLNQTITFLSAASAYDLSVPATIGSGWDGKFYVNMEFNDLQATTPDNQNWLAVMDQYGQKSDPRDTFAQAGYLAARIAEKALMTLDPAKIDRETASAAVRQIKGFKSDIFCAPWYFGDGQPRHNANSTTRMAVSEGGKWKVVSDCAPSPDPELKDVRAFEKSAGIN; translated from the coding sequence ATGCCTATCAATCTAAGAGGGCTGGCAATCGGCCTTTTGCTGACGCTCGCATCTGCGTTCAGTGCCCATGCGGCAGCATCCTGCGGCGACAATAGCGGCAAACCGGCAACCGGCGAGCCGATTATCATCGGCGCCATCACCGGCAAGACCGGGCCGGATGACTTTTCGAATTCCACCAAGGCGGCGAAGGCCTATTTCGATTGCCTGAACGCCAATGGCGGCATCAAGGGCCGGCCGGTCAAATATCTGGTCGAGGACGATCAGTGGAATCCGGAGATCGCCGCGCAACTCGCCGCAAAGCTTGTCAATGACGAGAAGGCCGTGCTGATGGTCGGCAATTCCAGCTATGTCGAGTGCGGAGCGAACGCCGATTTCTACAAGAAGTCCGGCATCCTTGTCATTGCCGGCGTCGGCGTGCCGCGTGAATGCTATTTTGCCGAGAATTATGCCCCGGCCAATGCCGGGCCGCGCGTCTCCATGCTCGGCGCCATGGGCTATGCGTTAGACAAGCTCAATGCGAAATCCGTCGTCTGCATCGGTCCGAACATCCCGAATGTCGGGACCTGGTCCTGCGACGGCGTGATGCTGCTTGCCAAGGAAAAAGGTTTTGCCGCCCAGACGATCCTTATGGATCCGGGCTCGGCCGACGCCACGTCGATCATCCTGCAGGCGGCTTCAAGCAAGCCGGATGTCATCGTACTTGGCCTGTCGAAGGGCGTGACCGTGCCTTTGCTGACGGCTGCCGAAGAGCAGGGCCTCAACCAGACGATCACCTTCCTCAGCGCCGCTTCCGCCTACGATCTCTCGGTTCCAGCCACCATCGGTTCCGGTTGGGACGGCAAGTTCTATGTCAACATGGAATTCAACGATCTCCAGGCGACGACACCGGACAATCAGAATTGGCTCGCAGTGATGGATCAGTACGGTCAGAAGTCCGATCCGCGCGATACCTTCGCCCAGGCCGGCTACCTTGCGGCGCGTATTGCGGAAAAGGCGCTGATGACGCTCGATCCGGCCAAGATCGACCGCGAGACCGCCTCTGCCGCCGTGCGCCAGATCAAAGGTTTTAAGAGCGATATCTTCTGCGCTCCCTGGTATTTCGGCGATGGCCAACCGCGCCACAACGCCAATTCGACGACCCGCATGGCCGTCTCCGAGGGCGGAAAGTGGAAGGTCGTTTCCGACTGCGCACCGTCGCCCGATCCGGAGCTGAAGGACGTGCGTGCTTTCGAAAAGTCCGCCGGCATCAACTGA
- a CDS encoding nuclear transport factor 2 family protein, with protein MRTAFDIVKAHYDANDRHDIDGMLADIAPDCRWTEMDGFLCAGTYIGPQEIFENVFQALGEAFDDYTFKLERLLDAGDVVVGVGDYSGTNKQTGKAFKARVVHVWGVAGDKIRRFEQFTDTLRVAESMR; from the coding sequence ATGCGCACAGCATTCGATATCGTAAAGGCGCATTACGACGCCAATGACCGCCACGACATAGATGGCATGCTTGCGGACATCGCCCCCGACTGCCGCTGGACGGAAATGGATGGCTTTCTCTGCGCGGGCACTTATATCGGCCCGCAGGAGATCTTCGAGAACGTCTTCCAGGCACTTGGAGAGGCCTTCGACGATTACACCTTCAAGCTCGAACGCCTGCTCGACGCCGGCGACGTCGTCGTGGGTGTGGGGGACTATAGTGGCACTAACAAGCAGACCGGGAAAGCTTTCAAGGCCCGCGTCGTACATGTCTGGGGCGTGGCGGGAGACAAGATCCGGCGTTTCGAGCAGTTCACCGATACGCTGAGAGTAGCCGAATCCATGCGATGA
- a CDS encoding ABC transporter ATP-binding protein → MDIASEISVENLVVERGGKRVIHDVSFSVTAGKITTLLGANGAGKSSTVMAMAGVLPRGGSVSLGGAALEGFSPDRVRRAGLALVPEGHRVLGQLSVEDNILVAALEGSAAARREGLAHAYEIFPELSERRRQSASDLSGGQKQMVAMAQAFIAKPRFMIVDELSLGLAPAVVKRLAEALKIAAARGIGVLLIEQFANLALDLADRALVLERGRLVFSGAAATLKTQPDILHGAYLAS, encoded by the coding sequence ATGGACATCGCATCGGAAATCAGCGTCGAAAATCTCGTCGTCGAGCGTGGCGGCAAGCGCGTCATTCATGACGTTTCCTTTTCCGTCACGGCCGGGAAGATCACGACATTGCTGGGCGCCAACGGCGCCGGAAAGTCGAGCACGGTCATGGCCATGGCCGGCGTCCTGCCGCGCGGCGGTTCTGTGAGCCTCGGTGGCGCGGCGCTCGAAGGGTTCTCGCCCGATCGCGTTCGCCGCGCCGGTCTTGCGCTTGTGCCGGAAGGGCATCGTGTGCTCGGCCAGCTTTCCGTCGAGGACAATATTCTTGTGGCGGCGCTGGAGGGATCGGCGGCTGCCCGGCGAGAAGGGCTGGCCCATGCCTATGAGATCTTTCCCGAACTATCGGAGCGGCGGCGTCAATCGGCATCGGATCTTTCGGGCGGCCAGAAGCAGATGGTCGCGATGGCGCAGGCCTTCATTGCCAAGCCGCGCTTCATGATCGTCGATGAACTGTCGCTTGGCCTGGCGCCGGCCGTCGTCAAGCGATTGGCCGAGGCATTGAAAATTGCCGCTGCGCGCGGCATCGGCGTTTTGCTGATCGAGCAGTTTGCCAATCTCGCGCTCGATCTTGCCGATCGGGCTCTCGTGTTGGAACGCGGCCGCCTGGTCTTTTCAGGCGCTGCCGCGACGCTCAAGACGCAACCGGACATTCTGCATGGCGCCTATCTGGCAAGCTGA
- a CDS encoding branched-chain amino acid ABC transporter permease — MNLLPFVISGLGIGAVYALSGVGLVVLFRATGVLNFAFGAFGAIGAHCAWQLLEWKVPLAVAILAAVAVSTVISFLYGRVFAPMLSHRDIVVRAVGTLAPALLLIAIMGVIWGELPRRLQFPTDQMFVSLFAVRLTFTRIIAIGLAVVMVVAVTLLLARTRLGLDMRALANDRDLSAILGVRILYTETAAWIMTGVFSGFAGLLLADLVRLQGTFLTLLVIPAIAAAILGQLQSLWQTAVAGILIGITEAVLTPVAWISPYRAAAPFIIALVAVTILGGTAKVALKDR; from the coding sequence GTGAATCTCTTACCCTTCGTTATCTCCGGCCTGGGCATCGGCGCCGTCTATGCGCTCTCCGGTGTCGGTCTTGTCGTCCTGTTTCGGGCGACTGGTGTTCTCAATTTCGCATTCGGTGCCTTTGGCGCGATCGGTGCACATTGCGCATGGCAGCTGCTGGAGTGGAAGGTACCGCTTGCTGTTGCCATTCTTGCCGCTGTTGCTGTGTCGACGGTGATCAGCTTCCTCTATGGGCGGGTCTTCGCGCCCATGCTGTCGCATCGTGATATCGTCGTTCGCGCCGTCGGCACTTTGGCGCCCGCCCTGTTGCTGATCGCAATCATGGGCGTGATCTGGGGTGAATTGCCGCGCCGTCTGCAGTTCCCGACCGACCAGATGTTCGTCTCGCTCTTTGCCGTGCGCCTGACCTTCACGCGCATCATCGCTATCGGCCTCGCCGTCGTCATGGTCGTAGCAGTCACGTTGCTTCTAGCCCGTACGCGCCTTGGCTTGGATATGCGGGCGCTTGCCAATGATCGCGATCTCAGCGCCATCCTCGGCGTGCGCATCCTTTACACGGAAACCGCAGCCTGGATCATGACCGGCGTTTTCTCCGGCTTCGCCGGCCTGTTGCTGGCCGATCTCGTCCGGCTGCAAGGCACCTTTCTCACTCTGCTGGTGATCCCGGCGATTGCCGCGGCGATCCTCGGCCAATTGCAGTCGCTGTGGCAAACCGCTGTTGCCGGCATTCTGATCGGCATCACCGAGGCCGTGCTGACGCCCGTCGCCTGGATATCGCCCTATCGCGCAGCAGCTCCCTTCATCATCGCGCTTGTCGCGGTCACTATCCTGGGAGGCACCGCGAAAGTCGCGTTGAAGGACCGATGA
- a CDS encoding branched-chain amino acid ABC transporter permease, which translates to MTVQEQTIAPTAEGISMVRLPKQLLHVPVTMAIFSIVVACLANSFWLSAATSAVALSLSVAGLAILYGQLGLVSLCQFALVGVGGWVTLRVGHAFHPPFELSLLAGGVAASLVGLAFGVPALRLRGLYLALVTLMLAGAFQIVISAWGFPDGGPGFLGRADGAGRAMLARPAVADGEIPYFFYVCAVAALGLLIAQWHKLARPGRAWALIRKGETVAVASGVNVLIYNAWAFALSGLLAGLAGGLLAGNVGQLDGRAFGAFESLNLFALAIVGGVFNWYGAVIAGLLLRAVPALLTDLGIDGYVTIGIFGVALFHALATAPTGIAGQISALVTRLNAALSRGKAG; encoded by the coding sequence ATGACCGTTCAGGAGCAAACAATCGCCCCAACAGCCGAAGGCATATCGATGGTGCGTCTGCCCAAGCAGCTTCTTCATGTGCCTGTGACGATGGCAATCTTTTCCATCGTCGTTGCCTGCCTTGCCAATTCCTTCTGGCTCTCTGCCGCAACCTCGGCCGTCGCACTCTCTCTATCGGTCGCCGGGCTTGCCATTCTCTATGGTCAGCTCGGCCTCGTCTCCCTTTGCCAGTTCGCCCTTGTTGGCGTCGGTGGCTGGGTGACGCTGCGCGTCGGCCACGCCTTTCATCCACCATTCGAATTGAGCCTGCTTGCCGGCGGTGTCGCCGCTTCGTTGGTGGGATTGGCGTTCGGCGTACCCGCCTTGCGCCTGCGCGGCCTCTATCTCGCGCTCGTGACGCTGATGCTGGCGGGTGCCTTCCAGATCGTCATCAGCGCCTGGGGCTTTCCGGATGGCGGTCCCGGTTTCCTCGGACGGGCCGACGGCGCCGGCCGCGCCATGCTCGCAAGACCGGCAGTCGCCGATGGAGAAATCCCTTACTTCTTCTATGTCTGCGCGGTGGCGGCGCTCGGCCTGCTGATCGCACAATGGCACAAGCTTGCTCGCCCCGGCCGGGCATGGGCGCTGATCCGCAAGGGCGAGACGGTTGCCGTTGCAAGCGGCGTCAATGTACTCATCTACAATGCCTGGGCATTCGCTTTGAGTGGCCTTCTCGCCGGCCTTGCCGGCGGATTGCTGGCGGGCAATGTCGGCCAGCTTGATGGGCGCGCTTTCGGCGCCTTCGAAAGCCTCAATCTCTTTGCGCTCGCCATCGTCGGCGGTGTCTTCAACTGGTACGGCGCCGTCATCGCCGGCCTGCTGCTGCGCGCAGTACCGGCGTTGCTCACCGATCTCGGCATTGACGGCTATGTGACAATCGGGATTTTCGGCGTCGCCCTGTTCCATGCGCTGGCGACGGCGCCCACAGGCATTGCCGGCCAAATATCGGCTCTCGTCACACGGCTGAATGCGGCACTTTCCAGGGGGAAGGCGGGATGA